The Apium graveolens cultivar Ventura chromosome 10, ASM990537v1, whole genome shotgun sequence nucleotide sequence tatttttacaatttattatgGACACAAATAAAAATTTATGCCCCAAAGACCATAATTCgagtaattttttttttttttttgggaaAATATCCTCAGCTGAAATGATTGTCACTGGCATAGTTCTTACTGGAAAAGTCTTAATCTTAGGGTATTTATGCGATAGTATTATAAGTATGGCCGTAATACATGAGTTAATTTTAATCTTCTGATACAGGGTGTGCTCAAACTTAACCTAATGTTAGctgattttatttaatttttattgtCTCCCAGTTGCTGGCCTCACAGTTACAGACCGTTTGGATTATGGGATGGTAATTAGTCTAAGCAAGtataagcatgacaaaaaaaTTCCAAATGGTGAAGTTGTTGAGTCAGACAAAGCAGTTGTTGCAGCGGATGATGCTAGGTGCTCTGAAATTGGCGTCCTAGTGCTTAGACAAGGTGGACATGCTGTTGATTCCGCTGTAGCAACTGCTCTATGCCTCGGTGTGGTCAATCCGATGGCTAGTGGAATTGGCGGTGGAGGTTTCATGGTTGTTAGATCTTCAGCAACTTCACAAACGCTAGCATTTGACATGAGGGAAACTGCTCCCTTGGCTTCTTCGCAGGTTCTTAAGTGTAGCTAAATATGTAAATTAGCTTAATCAGTAATGCTTTGCAGGTTCTTAAGTGTAGTTTAATGTGTTCATTGAGTGTAATTGGCTAATTTTATCTAACAGAATATGTATGCAAACAACCCGGATACTAAGTCTCTTGGAGCACTGTCATTGGGTGTACCTGGGGAGCTAGCTGGCCTTTTTGAAGCTTGGTTGAAATATGGACGATTGCCTTGGAAGACATTATTTCAACCTGCCATCAAACTTGCAAGAGAAGGTTTTGTGATAGCTCCATATCTTGCAAATGCAATTCATGGGCACGCAGATTCAATCACAAGTGATCCTGGTTTGCAAAAAGTTTACGCACCAAATGGTATAGTGTTAGAAGCTGGGGATTTATGCTATAATAAGGAACTTGCCAACAGCTTAAAAACAATAGCAGAACAAGGACCACAAGCTTTTTATAGTGGTGAGGTTGGAGAGAAGTTCGTTAAGGATGTGAGAAATGCTGGTGGTATATTGACGATGGAAGATTTGAAGAGTTACAAAGTTGAAGTTACGGAGGCTTTGGCTGTGAATGCCATGGGCTATACTATATTAGGAATGCCTCCTCCATCAAGTGGAACACTCGGAATTTCTCTGGTAGGTAGATTACCGTTTCCTTTCTTCATTTGTTTAGCACAAACATATCCTAATGCCCTCGTCTTCTTATTTAACTTTAGCTAGGTATGGTTCTTTACAACTTGCAACACTTTAACTGATTATATAGTGATGGTGTCACAGGTGCTGAATATATTGGATAGCTATGCAAGTTCAAATGCTGCAAAAGGAACTCTGGGCTTGCATCGTTTAATCGAAGCATTAAAACACATGTTTGCTTTTAGAATGAACTTGGGTGATCCCGACTTTGTGAACATCAGTAAAACCGTATCTGACATGCTTTCTCCATCATTTGCCAAAAATATTCAGCAAAGGATATTTGACAATACAACCTTCCCTTCTGAATATTATATGCACAGGTTCAACTTGTTATCTCAGAATTTGCATAGAACTCTTTACTTGATCACAAACTTGTCTGATTTCTAATGGCCACCAGGTGGAGTCAGCTGAGAGACCATGGTACCAGCCATTTCTGTATTGTAGACGCAGAACGAAATGCTGTATCAATGACAACCACCGTAAATTATAGTTTTGGAGCTAAGGTGCTCTCACCTGCCACCGGTATTGTGCTCAACAATGAAATGGATGACTTCTCCACGCCTACCGAGATATCCAATGATCATCTCCCTCCATCACCTTCTAATTTCATCGAGCCAAATAAGAGACCATTGTCTTCAATGACTCCGATAATAGTTCTCAAGGTCTGTAAGAGCTGCATTTTGATAACAGATACGACATGTATATGACTCTCAGGCATATATGCAAAGTTAATTTGAAGGTGGTGTTGCTAACATAGTATAATCTTGTGTGTATAATGGTTGCAGGATAATCAGTTAGCGGGGGTAATTGGAGGCAGTGGAGGCTTATACATAATTCCAGCGGTACTCCAAGTTTTTCTTAATTACTTTATCTTAGGCATGGAACCATTGGCAGCTGTTCAGAGTCCAAGAATCTACCACAAGGTCTTACTATTTTCAACAACCTTTACCTTATTTCATCTGCTTTTATATTTAACAAGCAAGAATGTTAAAATTTCGACTAAACGATTGAAATGCAGTTGATACCAAATGTGGTTTTGTACGAAGATTGGAATTGTATTGATGGTGAGCATATAGAGCTTGCATATGAGACACGGAAATACTTGGAAGAGAGAGGTCATGAATTGGAGGCTAAATCAGGGGGAGCCATATGCCAACTTGTTGTTCAAGACTTCCAGAACACAAACGCTATAGGCCGGAAAAATGGGAAAGCAGCAAAAGACCAAGTACTACATGGGATTCTTACTGCAGTTAGTGATCCTAGGAAAGATGGGAAGCCTGCAGCTCTCTGATGATTTGTGTTATAATAGTTAACAATCTTGTACATATCATTACATCGAACAGTGGATACAGACAGAGAGCTTGGCTGTTCCCTGATAGTTGTCACAAACATAATAAATCCACGGAAAAATCTCACGAGACAAATATCCCAGGTTCTGAGAAACAGTGTAACAAGCTCAAAATCTGACCCGGCTCATTGCACTTCACTTCACTTGTCTCCTCTGCTAAACGGTAAAATCTTACACATTACTACTACAATTTATGGTGACATTACCTTATACTGAATCTCTGTTCAGTCTTTGGGTCAAATAGTCAATACAGGCCACCGAGTTCTTACTGCACACTACTTATGTCTGATCAGCAACCTATTTACTTACAAAATTCTAAGGCAAGGAGGTCCCTAAATCATATCGTTAAGACAATAGTAGCTCGTCTTAGATGAGTACATTACTTATTTTTTCCATTTACCTTCCTTTTCCCCGGCATTGATTCTTTGTTTTGCAATTTAGAAACAGGGGTTTAAAGAAAACTGTGGTTAGAAATTTAATGGTGTGAACAATACTAATCCTCAGACTCATGCTTCATAAACATCTGACGTGACTCGTAAACAGATCTCCCAAAACTAACAAATTAAGCAATGCAAGATAAATAAAGCTATGAAAACGCCTGATATAGAAGCAAAGCGATGGCTGAATGCCTGTTAAGCACGTAAATGAACTTGATGGTATAATAAGGGGAAAATAATTACTATACAACATATCTCACAACACACAAAGTTTAACTAATAATAAGATTTGTACTTgttcaaaattaaaaaaaaaaatttacaaaaattgAATTATCAACATTGCAGCCACCCTTACTTGCTTCCTGAGTCAACTACCCGACGATCACCCTCTTCTTGCTCTTTGCTAATTTTGGAGGGGTCTTTGGCAACTGGAAAACTAGGTTGATTCGTCGATGACAGAAGCCTAGCCCACATCCTATCTGTTATAATAACCTTGTTCCGTTTCTCAGTAATTCGCTGCAGATCAGTATAAAAGT carries:
- the LOC141690271 gene encoding glutathione hydrolase 3-like, with amino-acid sequence MGQQRLDSQLLGTRQDSFLRRWWARALCLLLGLIILAFAGLTVTDRLDYGMVISLSKYKHDKKIPNGEVVESDKAVVAADDARCSEIGVLVLRQGGHAVDSAVATALCLGVVNPMASGIGGGGFMVVRSSATSQTLAFDMRETAPLASSQNMYANNPDTKSLGALSLGVPGELAGLFEAWLKYGRLPWKTLFQPAIKLAREGFVIAPYLANAIHGHADSITSDPGLQKVYAPNGIVLEAGDLCYNKELANSLKTIAEQGPQAFYSGEVGEKFVKDVRNAGGILTMEDLKSYKVEVTEALAVNAMGYTILGMPPPSSGTLGISLVLNILDSYASSNAAKGTLGLHRLIEALKHMFAFRMNLGDPDFVNISKTVSDMLSPSFAKNIQQRIFDNTTFPSEYYMHRWSQLRDHGTSHFCIVDAERNAVSMTTTVNYSFGAKVLSPATGIVLNNEMDDFSTPTEISNDHLPPSPSNFIEPNKRPLSSMTPIIVLKDNQLAGVIGGSGGLYIIPAVLQVFLNYFILGMEPLAAVQSPRIYHKLIPNVVLYEDWNCIDGEHIELAYETRKYLEERGHELEAKSGGAICQLVVQDFQNTNAIGRKNGKAAKDQVLHGILTAVSDPRKDGKPAAL